A single window of Granulicella mallensis MP5ACTX8 DNA harbors:
- a CDS encoding ComEC/Rec2 family competence protein, translating to MAEGISRRHFLWGSAASVALLASNQAHGAVIPAVPMEPWQRGFLDIHHISTGRGNSVLAICPDGTSIMVDAGATKGPTDALGPARPDASRRPGEWIGRYALHHLRTAPKRELDYFVLTHFHGDHMGEITADSPVSSKGDYRLSGVADVAELIPVRQLIDRGYPSYDYPAPATYDATLNYIRFARAAEKHGTKVARLQVGSSRQLAPQHAPAECASFAIRNLAANGDVWTGQGEDVKHLFPPLSTLKPQEYPTENACSMALKFSYGAFSYYIGGDLTCDTLFGTEPWMDAESAVAKVAGPVNVAAVDHHGYYDATGPEFVRAMRSRIYVIQTWHATHPALQVLDRLYSPILYPGDRDVLATGMVPAAALADARLSDRMLSQQGHVVVRVLPGGDQYEVIVQDDTVEEGKVKARFGPYAA from the coding sequence ATGGCAGAAGGCATCAGCAGGCGTCACTTTCTCTGGGGTTCCGCGGCAAGTGTTGCTCTCCTCGCTTCGAACCAGGCGCATGGCGCAGTTATACCTGCTGTTCCTATGGAGCCGTGGCAGCGCGGTTTCCTGGATATCCACCATATCTCGACCGGACGCGGCAATTCGGTGCTGGCCATCTGTCCGGATGGGACGTCGATCATGGTCGATGCGGGCGCGACAAAAGGTCCGACGGATGCCCTGGGGCCTGCACGTCCCGATGCTTCGCGCCGGCCCGGCGAGTGGATCGGGCGATATGCGCTGCATCATCTGCGGACGGCGCCTAAGAGGGAACTGGACTACTTCGTCCTCACCCACTTTCACGGCGACCACATGGGAGAGATCACGGCGGACTCTCCGGTCTCGTCGAAGGGCGACTACCGGTTGTCGGGGGTTGCCGATGTGGCTGAACTAATTCCTGTGCGGCAGCTTATCGATCGGGGCTATCCCAGCTATGACTATCCCGCGCCCGCAACCTACGACGCCACGCTGAACTACATTCGCTTTGCGCGTGCCGCCGAGAAGCACGGAACCAAGGTGGCGCGTTTGCAGGTGGGATCGTCACGGCAACTCGCACCGCAGCATGCTCCGGCGGAGTGCGCCTCGTTTGCCATACGAAATCTGGCTGCAAACGGAGATGTCTGGACTGGTCAGGGCGAGGACGTGAAGCACCTGTTTCCGCCGTTGAGTACGCTCAAGCCTCAGGAGTACCCCACGGAAAATGCCTGTTCCATGGCGCTGAAGTTCAGCTATGGAGCGTTCAGTTATTACATTGGCGGGGACCTGACCTGCGACACCCTCTTTGGCACTGAGCCCTGGATGGATGCAGAGAGTGCCGTGGCGAAGGTCGCTGGCCCGGTCAACGTTGCGGCGGTTGATCATCATGGCTACTATGACGCGACCGGCCCGGAGTTCGTGCGAGCCATGCGGTCTCGCATCTACGTGATCCAGACGTGGCATGCCACGCATCCCGCGCTGCAGGTTCTCGACCGGCTCTATAGTCCGATCCTGTATCCGGGAGACCGTGATGTTCTGGCTACGGGCATGGTTCCGGCAGCAGCCCTGGCGGACGCGCGCCTTTCGGACAGGATGTTGAGCCAGCAGGGGCACGTGGTGGTACGGGTTTTGCCCGGCGGCGATCAGTATGAGGTAATCGTGCAGGACGATACGGTGGAAGAGGGCAAGGTCAAAGCCCGGTTTGGACCGTACGCCGCGTAG
- a CDS encoding diacylglycerol/lipid kinase family protein, with protein sequence MRRAVLLYNPASGRRHAEHLIAHIAKALRNEGLDLETIPTKAPGTAGRQAAEACTAGAEIVFACGGDGTIHEVLQGMAFQPQAVMGVIPLGSANALARHLQLSLDPVRAALQQLDHESQIIPIGQVRYQTPQGERSRYFLVMAGAGPDGALVYKMLASGKHSLGRLSYYLRAAHLFASTRFSPFAVHVTPPNNAAPMPAVSAMAVRVGDLGGLFSPLARGAPLEDPHLRLTLAAPPASLSLPAWFALSWSRLHRWNPHVRTLEVESFTCGSGANPVQVQADGEWLGRTPMTVSLLPNALRLLMPRKL encoded by the coding sequence ATGCGCCGAGCCGTCCTGCTCTACAACCCCGCCTCAGGACGCCGCCACGCCGAACACCTCATCGCGCACATAGCCAAAGCTCTCCGCAACGAAGGCCTCGACCTCGAAACCATCCCCACGAAAGCGCCAGGCACCGCGGGCCGCCAGGCAGCAGAAGCCTGCACCGCAGGCGCAGAGATCGTCTTTGCCTGTGGAGGCGACGGGACCATCCACGAGGTCCTCCAAGGCATGGCCTTTCAGCCACAAGCGGTCATGGGAGTCATCCCGCTAGGCAGCGCCAACGCCCTCGCCCGGCATCTTCAACTTTCGCTCGATCCTGTGCGAGCAGCTCTTCAACAGCTTGATCATGAATCGCAAATCATTCCCATCGGACAGGTCCGCTATCAGACGCCGCAAGGAGAACGCTCTCGCTACTTCCTTGTGATGGCCGGAGCCGGCCCCGACGGTGCGCTCGTCTACAAGATGCTCGCCAGCGGTAAACACAGTCTTGGACGCCTCAGCTACTACCTGCGCGCGGCACACCTCTTCGCCAGCACTCGCTTCAGCCCGTTTGCAGTCCATGTGACGCCACCGAACAACGCTGCACCGATGCCCGCTGTCAGCGCCATGGCCGTTCGAGTCGGCGATCTGGGAGGCCTCTTTAGTCCGCTGGCTCGCGGGGCCCCACTTGAAGATCCTCACCTGCGGCTCACCCTTGCAGCGCCGCCCGCAAGCCTGTCCCTGCCGGCGTGGTTTGCCTTGAGCTGGAGCCGCCTGCATCGCTGGAACCCGCATGTCCGCACCCTGGAAGTTGAAAGCTTTACCTGTGGCTCAGGAGCCAACCCTGTACAGGTGCAGGCCGATGGCGAGTGGCTTGGGCGCACACCGATGACCGTAAGCCTTCTACCGAACGCGCTGCGATTGCTGATGCCGCGAAAACTTTAA
- a CDS encoding leucyl aminopeptidase gives MTTKLLFQDPATFASPLLTVFAVDTATGKDEPAAPALLNPSEALAKAAALWLTSGEFKATLGETLLLHSPSGLKAERLLIVGLGKAKALSVHEVRKGAGVAVRFAKPRGLRELSILFPGDKALPGSLTARTLAEGALVADFDIDIYRSDRKDQSIGTVTVLHVEANEKSLAEMQTGFAEGIILGESQNFARTLVNEPGNILTPTELGKRTAAMCSEFGLQCEVHSIDKILELKMGAFAAVTQGSVEPPALIVMRYEPATPPAADTPVIGLVGKGITFDTGGISIKPAENMDKMKYDMAGAAAMIGAMRAIAQLKPNVRVVSVVCSCENMPDGKAFKPGDVITAMSGKTIEILNTDAEGRLVLADGLHYAQQLGATRLINAATLTGAIGVALGLLNAGLFSNDDATVEQFTNGLPVSGEKFWRMPCTDDYREQIRSQIADIMNTGGSRYGGATTAAMFLKEFVGETPWIHLDIAGTAWIDEVKPWQSKGPSGIAVRSITEWVRSYAS, from the coding sequence GTGACCACAAAGCTGCTCTTCCAGGACCCTGCCACCTTCGCCTCCCCCCTCCTTACCGTCTTCGCCGTGGACACCGCCACCGGCAAGGATGAGCCCGCAGCCCCTGCATTGCTCAACCCATCCGAAGCCCTGGCCAAGGCCGCAGCCCTTTGGCTCACCTCCGGCGAGTTCAAAGCCACGCTCGGCGAAACCCTGCTCCTGCATAGCCCCTCCGGCTTGAAAGCCGAGCGGCTGCTCATCGTCGGCCTCGGCAAAGCGAAGGCTCTCTCCGTTCACGAAGTTCGCAAGGGCGCAGGCGTCGCCGTCCGTTTCGCCAAGCCGCGCGGCCTTCGCGAGCTCTCTATCCTGTTCCCCGGAGATAAAGCGCTGCCCGGCAGCCTGACCGCACGCACCCTGGCCGAGGGCGCCCTGGTCGCGGACTTCGACATCGACATCTACCGCAGCGACCGCAAGGACCAGAGCATCGGCACGGTTACAGTCCTGCACGTTGAAGCGAACGAGAAGTCCCTGGCAGAGATGCAGACCGGCTTCGCCGAAGGCATCATCCTCGGCGAGTCGCAGAACTTCGCCCGCACGCTGGTCAACGAGCCGGGCAACATCCTCACACCCACCGAACTCGGCAAGCGCACCGCTGCCATGTGCTCAGAGTTCGGCCTGCAGTGCGAGGTTCACTCGATTGACAAGATCCTCGAGCTCAAGATGGGAGCCTTCGCTGCGGTCACACAGGGTTCGGTTGAGCCTCCTGCCCTGATCGTCATGCGCTACGAACCCGCAACGCCTCCCGCTGCCGACACCCCCGTGATCGGCCTCGTCGGCAAGGGCATCACCTTCGACACCGGCGGCATCTCCATCAAGCCTGCCGAGAACATGGACAAGATGAAGTACGACATGGCGGGCGCCGCCGCGATGATCGGGGCCATGCGCGCCATCGCGCAGCTTAAGCCCAATGTTCGTGTGGTCTCCGTCGTCTGCTCCTGCGAGAACATGCCCGACGGCAAGGCCTTTAAACCCGGCGACGTCATCACGGCCATGTCCGGCAAGACCATCGAGATCCTCAACACCGACGCGGAGGGCCGCTTGGTGCTCGCCGACGGTCTGCACTATGCGCAGCAGCTCGGTGCGACGCGACTCATCAACGCCGCAACCCTTACCGGAGCTATCGGAGTCGCACTCGGCCTGCTCAATGCCGGCCTCTTCTCCAACGACGATGCCACGGTCGAGCAGTTCACCAACGGTCTCCCGGTCTCCGGCGAGAAGTTCTGGCGCATGCCCTGCACCGACGACTATCGCGAACAGATCCGGAGCCAGATCGCCGACATCATGAACACCGGCGGCTCACGCTACGGCGGAGCCACCACCGCTGCCATGTTCCTCAAGGAGTTCGTCGGCGAAACCCCATGGATCCACCTCGACATCGCAGGCACCGCCTGGATCGACGAGGTAAAGCCGTGGCAGTCGAAGGGCCCCAGCGGAATCGCCGTGCGCAGCATCACCGAGTGGGTCCGCAGCTACGCCAGCTAA
- the smpB gene encoding SsrA-binding protein SmpB, whose protein sequence is MPRSLSNPTVSAVQKPAVKPKDRDPVAAGQRDAAFNRSASFNYFLSDRVEAGVALRGTEVKSIREGKANLKDAYGLLKDGECFLLNAHIGPFSHGNNMNHESLRTRKLLLHKREIEKLEAATKQKGYTLIPVKLYFKNGRVKCELALAKGKQDWDKRATERAREGDKEAKAAIARSQRR, encoded by the coding sequence ATGCCCCGTTCGCTATCCAATCCGACCGTTTCTGCCGTGCAAAAACCAGCCGTCAAGCCCAAAGACCGCGATCCGGTTGCCGCGGGCCAGCGCGACGCTGCGTTTAATCGCTCGGCCAGCTTCAATTACTTCCTCTCCGACCGTGTCGAAGCCGGGGTTGCCCTGCGCGGCACCGAGGTCAAGTCCATCCGCGAAGGTAAGGCGAACCTCAAAGACGCCTACGGCCTGCTCAAGGACGGCGAGTGCTTCCTACTGAACGCGCATATCGGCCCGTTCTCGCACGGCAACAACATGAACCACGAGTCGCTCCGGACGCGTAAACTGCTGCTGCACAAGCGCGAGATCGAAAAGCTCGAAGCCGCGACCAAGCAGAAGGGCTACACGCTCATCCCGGTGAAGCTGTACTTCAAGAACGGCCGCGTTAAGTGCGAACTGGCACTCGCCAAGGGTAAGCAGGACTGGGACAAGCGCGCCACCGAGCGCGCCCGCGAAGGCGACAAGGAAGCCAAAGCTGCCATCGCAAGAAGCCAGCGGCGCTAA
- a CDS encoding cohesin domain-containing protein: MQYVLLLRGGLSHPRTAGATLYPMAENPVIRMVLSNQPDQPLETAPMLAAKPVFNASRLLLPQVFEPSVRGHLERVPRMQLRRIGRRIAMSHYSQHIVRGSFALLLVCGFAGVFSASAHAQSASSWDKRGANAEAREDYDAAFEAYRQAHLKKPQDLRYKTHYERLRFQAANEHVDRGRVLRQSGDFGGAINEFARALQIDPGNQAASQELDFTEKSSKGEAPKTGPQGQVIPPVGLEQTPRQKQTMRDIASLGEPVNLQPVSDDPVTLHMVQDTKAIYQAIGKAAGLNVIFDPDYVSKSIPVDLTSVSLYDALRIVGTLSGTFWKPVTSNTIFVAQNNRTKRTDLDDLAVQTFYLTNVSQQNDANEILVALRNLLDPALKIYLVASQNALILRATPSELILAEKLINDLDRTRAEVVVDVAVLEVSRQKERDLGITLPTSFGLTPQFSNQNVTNNNSSTGTNTNTGSGAPTTTTSSSLTLNSLGNLNATNFAVSLSGGTVNALLSDLDTRILQNPRIRATDGQHSTLKIGEKIPVATGSYNSGVSTGLANIGVQTQFTYLDVGVNIDITPTVHYDHEVSLKMKVEISASNGNVTISGVTEPIITQRVAEQVIQLKDGEPSILAGLLQQEDTKTINGTPGLGELPFFKYFFSSQDKVQQSDEIVFLIIPHIVRESILTDENTRAIYTGSGQSIDLIRRDPAKVEAALAAQSALQNGAGTASGQSTSAAQAAQAMVAQLRDQANKPLPPTINQGSASGAGASTSATPINLSVVSPAGNQAVGSTFTVSVTAANAHDLFSVPLQMQFDPHLLSLVDVDAGDLLSRDHQAVALVHRDEGNGAVTISASRPPNATGVNGQGTLCTLTFKALAPGDATLALVRTGAKDSKQNTIPTIGSQSVVHVK, from the coding sequence ATGCAATACGTTCTGCTGCTGCGAGGAGGCCTGAGCCACCCGCGGACGGCAGGCGCAACACTGTACCCTATGGCGGAGAACCCAGTGATACGAATGGTATTATCGAACCAGCCCGACCAACCGCTCGAGACCGCACCAATGCTCGCCGCGAAGCCTGTTTTCAATGCTTCAAGGCTGTTGCTGCCCCAGGTCTTCGAGCCCAGCGTCCGAGGCCACCTGGAGCGGGTTCCACGCATGCAGTTACGCAGGATCGGTCGGCGCATCGCCATGTCTCACTACAGTCAACATATCGTTCGCGGCAGCTTTGCGCTGTTGCTCGTCTGTGGTTTTGCGGGAGTTTTCTCCGCATCGGCACATGCCCAGTCCGCAAGCTCGTGGGACAAACGCGGCGCGAATGCCGAGGCGCGCGAGGACTACGACGCGGCGTTCGAAGCCTACCGGCAGGCGCATCTGAAGAAGCCCCAGGACCTGCGCTACAAGACGCACTACGAGCGGTTGCGGTTCCAGGCCGCGAATGAACACGTCGACCGTGGCCGTGTGCTGCGTCAGTCCGGCGATTTCGGCGGAGCCATCAATGAGTTTGCTCGGGCACTGCAGATCGACCCAGGCAATCAGGCGGCATCGCAGGAATTGGACTTTACCGAAAAATCATCCAAGGGCGAGGCTCCGAAGACCGGTCCGCAGGGGCAGGTGATCCCTCCGGTAGGTCTGGAGCAGACTCCGCGCCAGAAACAGACGATGCGCGACATCGCCTCGCTGGGGGAGCCGGTAAACCTGCAGCCTGTATCGGATGACCCCGTTACTTTGCACATGGTGCAAGATACGAAGGCGATCTACCAGGCCATCGGCAAGGCCGCCGGCTTGAATGTAATCTTCGACCCGGACTATGTCTCCAAGAGCATTCCCGTGGACCTGACCAGCGTGTCGCTCTACGACGCGCTTCGTATCGTTGGGACGCTCTCGGGGACCTTCTGGAAGCCTGTCACCTCCAATACGATCTTTGTTGCGCAGAACAATCGCACCAAGCGTACCGACCTGGATGATCTTGCCGTCCAGACCTTTTATCTGACCAATGTCTCCCAGCAGAACGATGCCAACGAAATCCTGGTGGCGTTGCGCAACCTGCTCGACCCGGCCCTGAAGATCTACCTGGTCGCCAGCCAGAACGCCTTGATCCTGCGCGCGACCCCCTCCGAACTCATTTTGGCGGAGAAGCTGATTAACGATCTTGATCGCACACGCGCGGAGGTTGTGGTCGATGTGGCTGTGCTCGAAGTGAGCCGGCAGAAGGAACGCGATCTGGGCATCACGCTGCCCACCAGTTTTGGCTTGACGCCGCAGTTTTCCAATCAGAATGTAACAAACAACAACAGCTCAACCGGTACAAACACAAACACTGGATCGGGAGCGCCGACTACAACTACCTCTTCGAGCCTCACCCTGAATTCGTTGGGCAATCTCAACGCGACGAATTTTGCTGTTTCGCTTTCCGGCGGAACGGTGAATGCCTTGCTATCGGATTTGGATACTCGAATCCTGCAAAATCCGCGCATCCGCGCAACCGACGGCCAGCACTCGACGCTAAAGATCGGTGAAAAGATCCCAGTCGCCACGGGTTCGTACAACTCGGGCGTATCGACGGGCCTTGCCAATATCGGTGTGCAGACGCAGTTCACGTATCTGGACGTCGGTGTGAACATCGACATTACGCCTACCGTGCATTATGACCACGAGGTTTCGCTGAAGATGAAGGTCGAAATCTCAGCGTCGAATGGTAATGTGACGATCTCGGGTGTAACGGAGCCGATCATTACGCAGAGAGTCGCGGAACAGGTGATTCAGTTGAAGGACGGCGAACCTTCGATTCTGGCGGGTCTGTTGCAGCAGGAAGATACGAAGACGATCAATGGAACTCCCGGACTGGGAGAGCTCCCGTTCTTCAAGTATTTTTTCAGTAGCCAGGACAAGGTCCAGCAGTCGGATGAGATCGTCTTCCTGATCATTCCTCATATCGTCCGCGAGTCCATTTTGACCGACGAGAATACGCGTGCGATCTATACCGGTTCAGGGCAGTCGATCGATCTGATTCGCCGCGATCCGGCGAAGGTTGAAGCAGCCTTGGCTGCCCAGTCCGCGCTCCAAAACGGTGCCGGAACAGCTTCAGGCCAGTCGACTTCGGCGGCGCAGGCTGCCCAGGCGATGGTTGCGCAGTTGAGAGATCAGGCAAACAAACCTCTGCCGCCTACTATCAATCAGGGGAGCGCTTCTGGCGCGGGTGCGAGTACTTCGGCAACCCCGATCAATCTCTCTGTCGTCTCTCCGGCTGGAAATCAGGCTGTGGGGTCAACCTTCACGGTGAGCGTGACGGCGGCCAATGCGCATGACCTTTTCAGCGTTCCTCTGCAGATGCAGTTCGATCCGCATCTGCTCTCCCTGGTGGATGTGGACGCAGGAGACTTGTTGAGCCGCGATCATCAGGCGGTCGCCCTGGTACATCGCGATGAGGGCAATGGCGCGGTGACGATTTCGGCTTCACGTCCTCCGAACGCTACGGGTGTCAATGGGCAGGGTACTCTCTGCACGCTGACCTTCAAGGCTCTGGCGCCGGGCGATGCGACGCTGGCCCTGGTGAGAACCGGCGCGAAGGATAGCAAGCAGAACACCATTCCGACGATAGGCTCGCAATCTGTCGTGCATGTGAAGTAA